The DNA region CCCTCAAACCCGCAGGTTCAGAACATTTAAACACAATCCGGATGACAGTACAAGTATAGGTGGGAATAACATTTACGCCATCACTAAAACACTTGATGGAAAACTATGGTTTGGCACGCTTGGGACAGGGCTTGATTTATTTGACCCTAAAACCAACAGGTTTATTCATTACCGTCATGATCCCAGCAACCCCAAAAGCATAAGCAGTGATAACATCAATTCACTGCTTGGCGATTCAAAAGGTAACCTTTGGGTGGGCACTAATGATGGAGGCGTAAACCTGTATGATGCTGCAACTGATTCATTTAAACCGGTGCAATACGAAAAACTGAACAGCGCGGTAGGCAACAACACAGCGCTTGACCTTTTTGAAGATCACCTGGGTAATATCTGGATCTGCACTTACGGCGGTATCTATCGCTTAAATCCTGCTTCCGGTAAGGTTACAAATTTTAAAGCAAAGGATGGCCTTCCCAATGATTACGCGTACGCGGTTGAAGAAGATAATAGCGGTAATTTATGGATCAGTACCAATAAAGGCATTTCCAAATACAATCCTAAAACTAACCAATTCAGGAATTTTACTATTGAGGATGGTTTACAGGCCGACGAGTTTAAACCTCACTCGGCTGTAAAAAGTCATGATGGCACCATGTACTTTGGCGGGGTTAACGGGTTTAATATGTTTAATCCCGAAAGCATCCATGAAAATATATATAACCCTCCACTGGTACTTACCGATTTTCAGATTTATAACAAATCTATCCGCGTAGCTCAAAACAGCGATGATCCTTCGCCCCTGAAAGAAGATATTTCTGAAACTAAATCAATAACCTTAACGCATGATCAATCGGTTATATCGTTTGCATATGTATCTATGGACTTTGCCCTAAGCAACAAGGGAACGTATGCTTATCTACTCGACGGCTTTGATAAAGCATGGAATTATGTAGGCAATAAAAACACGGCCACGTATACCAATCTGCCGGCCGGAAATTATGTATTCAGGGTGAAAAGCCGCAGCGCCGATGGTAAATGGTCTATCCGGCAGGTAAGCCTGAATGTAACTGTGCTGCCGCCTTTCTGGCTTACCTGGTGGTTTATCAGTTTGCTGATCGTGCTGATTGTTACGGCCATTTATGCATTTTATCGCTATAAAGTAAATGCCATAGTGAAACAAAAAAACCTGCTTGAAAAGCAGGTTAGCGAACGTACCGCCGAGGTAATGCAACAATCGGAAGAGTTGAAAACACAATCCGAAAATCTGCAGACCTTAAATGCCGAACTCCAAAATCAGTCAGAAGAGTTACAGGCTTTGAACGAAGAACTGCTTTCCCAGTCGGAAGAGCTGCAACTGCAAAAAGAACAGGAACGTGAGGCCCGGGAGGAAGCCGATAAAGCTAACCAGGCCAAAAGCATATTTTTAGCTACCATGAGCCATGAGATCAGGACGCCCATGAACGGCGTTATTGGCATGGCCTCGCTGTTGGGTGAAACCGAACTGAATGCCGAGCAGCGTGATTATACAGATACCATTATTTCCTGCGGAGATAGTTTGGTAAATGTGATCAATGATATCCTTGATTTTTCCAAAATCGAATCAGGGAAGATGGAAATGGAGCAGGAAGATTTCGACCTGCGCCAATGTATTGAAGAGGTGATGGATATCTTTTCACAAAATGCAGCCAAACGCGAACTGGAGTTGGTTTACCAGATTGACCCCGCCCTGCCCCGGCAGGTTATTGGTGATAGTTTGAGATTAAAACAGGTGCTCACTAATTTAACCGGCAATGCACTTAAGTTTACCGAGCGCGGCGAAGTATTTATTAAAGTATTTTTATCCAAGAATATTGGCGATAAGGAAATTGAGATTGGTTTTAGTGTGATGGATACCGGTATAGGGATCCCAGAGGATAAATTGACAACCTTGTTTAATGCTTTTTCGCAGGTTGATTCATCAACCACGCGCAAATATGGAGGCACCGGGCTTGGCCTTGTGATCAGCCAGCGCCTGGTAAACTTAATGGGGGGCGAAATATGGGCTGAAAGTGTTTATGGAGAGGGATCTGTTTTTGTATTCACCATAAAAACAACTATCAGCAACAAGCAGTCGAAACATGTACCTATTGTTTTTAATGCCGAAGAGCTTGAGGGCAAAAAGGTGCTTATTATTGATGATAATAAAACGAACCGCTTTATCCTGCAAACGCAGCTCGAACAATGGGGAATCCAAACGGTGGCGGCGGCCTCGGGCAGGCAGGCGCTTGAGATCCTTACTGCCAATAATGGGTTTAACCTGGTTATAACCGATATGGAAATGCCTGAGATGGATGGTGTAGGATTGGCCCGGGAAATCAAGAGCAATTATACAGAGCTGCCGGTAATTATGCTCAGTTCCATAGGTGATGGTTCAAAGAAAAAATATCCGGGCTTATTTTCAACTATTTTAACCAAACCTGTAAAACAATCGCAATTGGGTAAAAGCTTACAGGCCGAGTTCCAGGGAAAAAAACAGGCGCCGGCTCCTGAAATAAAGCCGGATAAATTGCTTGATGTAAATTTTGCAAAAGAGCACCCTCTCAGCATACTTGTAGCAGAAGATAACACGGTTAATCAAAAGCTCATTAGCCGCATGTTGGAGAAGCTTGGCTACAGTTTTGAACTGGCCCATAACGGATATCAAACGCTCGATAAGTTAAAAGCCGATCCAACCTTCGACGTAATTTTCATGGATGTACAAATGCCCGAGATGGACGGTTTTGAGGCAACCCGCTACATTCGTCAATATGCTTTTAAGCAGCCTTTTATCATTGCTATGACCGCTAATGCCGGCCCCGACGACCGGGATATGTGTATAAGTGAAGGCATGGACGATTATATTGCCAAGCCCATGAAAACCGAAGCACTGATCAACGTTTTAAAGGGCGCTTACAAAATGATAAAAAATGCAAAGGGCAAGTATGCATAGCGTTGAAAGCAATAGTTGCTATTGGGATGCCACACCCCAGTAACAACTATTGCGGATTTTTTTTAGAATGGCAGGTGTTATGCTTGACACTTCATGCTGATATTTATTTTGGTTATTGAGCACGTACATGGTACCGCTGGTATTATTATAAATATATGAGCATAAACGTGTGTCTTCACCATCTTCGTCCTTTTTTACATCAACCCTTATACCGTTGGTTTTGTTACTCGTGTCCGGCGTTAATGCCGGGGCCGACGCTTTTACCCAGTTAATGGTATAATTTATGCTTTGCGGCGAAATACCATTGGTATTTTCTTTGTAGCTTTTACTATCCTGAATAACTGCAAGCAAACATTTTACGCATGGATCGCCCACCGTTGCCTCTCCATATTTTTTGCGCGGATTATTGATCACGCTATCTTTTTTACCTGCTACGGTAACTGTTGTTTTTGAAATATCCTTTGATACAGGTTTGGGCTTGTTTTGTTTGCAGGCAAATATGGTCATCGCCAAAGCACAAAAACAAATACATGGTTTAAACAGAATCATGGTTTATAAATTAGCTCTTAACTTATATACATCATTTTAGCCGTTTTGTGTTATTGTGTTTTGATATACCAAATGCGGTATTAATCTATAAATTGAGTTTAAACAATTTAAACATAGATTTTATTGCATTTAATGGACAGGTAAAGGACAGTTTTTCTATAAAAATTTCTTAAAATTGCCTGATTTATTTTGCCGGGCCGGTTAATTAGCGGCAGGACTTAAACCATCATAACAATTTTAAAAAAACGGGGTTTACCTTGTTATAAATAACACTGCGGCATATGCAGGATATCATAATAAAATGACTAATAGCGGTACAGGTTCAAATTTAACAGTTGATGTGGTTTTAATTGGCGCAGGTATTATGAGCGCCACCCTTGGTGTAATGCTTAAAGAGCTGCAGCCCGATCTGACGATTGAAATTTTTGAACGCCTGGATGTTATCGCTGCCGAAAGCTCGGCCCCGATGAACAATGCAGGTACCGGCCA from Mucilaginibacter sp. SJ includes:
- a CDS encoding hybrid sensor histidine kinase/response regulator, coding for MNSYKCYLVLLLQAISLCVFSQNRPIHFQHIGSREGLSELNINCIMQDSRGFIWVGTRDGLNRYDGNKFKVFKSIITDTNSISNSFVQDVLEDKNGNLWISTSGGGLNMYDRKLDRFIHYRHNRNNTNSIASDILVKIALDKSGNLWISNQKEGLDQFNIAKKKFTHYRYNAADTTSLSDNNVRTVYVDSQNKLWVGTTYGGLNLYKPQSNNFTRFVHDESISSSISANRVNVILEDSDHRLWVGVSDGGLNLFNPATQTFTHYKNDPRNNNSLSYNTVQCLVEDSNHNLWIGTENGGLSIFNFAEGKFNNHFEDDVDNSSIANNSVDVILKDKSGNIWIAAFASGLNFYKKTSENFIHYKHSAQLNSLSNNFVLSIYEDKNNNIWQGTDGGGLNLFNPEKGEFKVYKNNKNDNASICGNYVLAIQEDAKNNLWIGTWGDGVSMMNPQTRRFRTFKHNPDDSTSIGGNNIYAITKTLDGKLWFGTLGTGLDLFDPKTNRFIHYRHDPSNPKSISSDNINSLLGDSKGNLWVGTNDGGVNLYDAATDSFKPVQYEKLNSAVGNNTALDLFEDHLGNIWICTYGGIYRLNPASGKVTNFKAKDGLPNDYAYAVEEDNSGNLWISTNKGISKYNPKTNQFRNFTIEDGLQADEFKPHSAVKSHDGTMYFGGVNGFNMFNPESIHENIYNPPLVLTDFQIYNKSIRVAQNSDDPSPLKEDISETKSITLTHDQSVISFAYVSMDFALSNKGTYAYLLDGFDKAWNYVGNKNTATYTNLPAGNYVFRVKSRSADGKWSIRQVSLNVTVLPPFWLTWWFISLLIVLIVTAIYAFYRYKVNAIVKQKNLLEKQVSERTAEVMQQSEELKTQSENLQTLNAELQNQSEELQALNEELLSQSEELQLQKEQEREAREEADKANQAKSIFLATMSHEIRTPMNGVIGMASLLGETELNAEQRDYTDTIISCGDSLVNVINDILDFSKIESGKMEMEQEDFDLRQCIEEVMDIFSQNAAKRELELVYQIDPALPRQVIGDSLRLKQVLTNLTGNALKFTERGEVFIKVFLSKNIGDKEIEIGFSVMDTGIGIPEDKLTTLFNAFSQVDSSTTRKYGGTGLGLVISQRLVNLMGGEIWAESVYGEGSVFVFTIKTTISNKQSKHVPIVFNAEELEGKKVLIIDDNKTNRFILQTQLEQWGIQTVAAASGRQALEILTANNGFNLVITDMEMPEMDGVGLAREIKSNYTELPVIMLSSIGDGSKKKYPGLFSTILTKPVKQSQLGKSLQAEFQGKKQAPAPEIKPDKLLDVNFAKEHPLSILVAEDNTVNQKLISRMLEKLGYSFELAHNGYQTLDKLKADPTFDVIFMDVQMPEMDGFEATRYIRQYAFKQPFIIAMTANAGPDDRDMCISEGMDDYIAKPMKTEALINVLKGAYKMIKNAKGKYA